One Cohnella candidum genomic region harbors:
- a CDS encoding FAD-dependent oxidoreductase — MRTSPERYEAVVIGGGFYGCSIAIKLRETFDKVLLVEKEPDLLSRASLVNQARVHNGYHYPRNLVTAIRSYVNFPRFIEEFKPCIVDDFTKLYGIARMGSKVNAYQFHQMFKGIGAPIERARERYRKFFNPELMEELFEVKEFAFDAVVLKNMMRSKMERAGVTYRTNTEVWKVEKGPHGDVRVLLNDGETLNANCVYNCTYSQINKLMGNSELPLLPFKHEITEMALIEMPEELKNIGITVMDGPFFSTMPYPSENLHSLSHVRYTPHLSWSDYEQLIDGHQYLKTLNPESRYLYMIRDVQRYLPAISQAAYKKSIYEVKTVLLQNENDDGRPILYREYPEFQSFVNIMGGKIDNIYDVLESLDERLAIFREVAVSSEFQ, encoded by the coding sequence ATGAGAACGTCGCCGGAGCGTTACGAAGCGGTCGTCATTGGCGGAGGCTTTTATGGCTGCAGCATCGCCATTAAACTTCGCGAAACCTTCGACAAGGTGCTTCTCGTGGAGAAAGAGCCGGACCTCCTTTCTCGCGCTTCGCTCGTCAACCAAGCGAGGGTGCATAACGGCTATCATTATCCCCGCAACCTGGTAACGGCCATCCGATCGTATGTGAATTTTCCCAGGTTTATTGAAGAATTCAAACCGTGCATCGTTGACGATTTCACCAAGCTGTACGGCATTGCCAGAATGGGTTCCAAGGTGAATGCATATCAATTCCATCAGATGTTTAAAGGGATCGGTGCTCCTATCGAAAGAGCCCGCGAGCGTTACCGGAAATTTTTCAACCCCGAATTGATGGAAGAGTTATTCGAGGTGAAGGAGTTCGCTTTCGACGCCGTCGTATTGAAAAACATGATGCGATCCAAAATGGAACGGGCTGGTGTGACCTATCGGACGAACACCGAGGTTTGGAAGGTGGAAAAAGGCCCGCACGGGGATGTTCGAGTGTTATTGAACGACGGCGAAACCTTAAATGCGAATTGCGTATACAATTGTACCTATTCGCAGATCAACAAGCTTATGGGCAATTCGGAACTCCCGCTACTACCTTTTAAACACGAGATAACCGAAATGGCGTTGATCGAGATGCCTGAGGAATTAAAAAACATCGGAATTACCGTCATGGACGGACCGTTCTTCTCGACGATGCCTTATCCTTCGGAAAACCTGCATTCCCTGAGCCATGTCCGATATACGCCTCATCTAAGTTGGTCCGACTACGAACAATTGATAGACGGGCATCAATACTTGAAAACCTTAAATCCGGAGTCCAGATACCTATACATGATCCGGGACGTCCAAAGATATTTGCCTGCTATTTCACAAGCTGCTTACAAGAAATCTATCTACGAAGTAAAGACAGTGCTGTTGCAAAACGAGAATGATGACGGTCGCCCTATTCTCTATCGCGAATACCCCGAATTCCAAAGCTTCGTAAATATTATGGGCGGCAAAATCGATAATATATATGACGTGCTAGAAAGCTTGGACGAACGCTTGGCGATCTTCAGGGAAGTAGCGGTTTCGTCGGAATTCCAATAA
- a CDS encoding glycosyltransferase family 2 protein: MPEIMNDASWQVPHAEEIELFDKKCDYCVVIPVINEGERIRSQLRAMKPLAEQVDILIADGGSTDGSLVPEFLRSVGVRTLLVKKDKGKLSAQLRIAYAYALRQGYKGVITVDGNNKDGVEAIPDFIRHLDKGYGLVQGSRYVKGGQAINTPVVRDLAIRLLHAPIISLAARHRYTDTTNGFRGYSREYLLDPRVQPFRDVFNLYELLAYMSVKAPRLGYPTIEIPVTRRYPDSGEVPTKISHFRGNLLLLRTLFHLFTGAYEPSRIQEGPKL; the protein is encoded by the coding sequence GTGCCAGAAATCATGAACGACGCATCTTGGCAAGTCCCGCACGCTGAGGAGATCGAGCTGTTCGATAAGAAGTGCGATTATTGCGTGGTCATTCCCGTCATTAATGAAGGCGAGAGAATCCGCAGCCAGTTAAGGGCCATGAAGCCCCTCGCCGAACAGGTAGATATCCTCATCGCGGACGGAGGGAGCACCGACGGCTCCTTGGTTCCCGAGTTTCTGCGTTCGGTTGGCGTGCGTACTTTACTCGTCAAAAAGGACAAAGGAAAGTTGAGCGCGCAGCTGCGAATCGCGTATGCCTATGCGTTGCGCCAAGGCTATAAGGGTGTCATAACGGTAGACGGAAACAACAAGGACGGAGTGGAGGCGATCCCCGATTTCATTCGTCATTTGGACAAGGGGTACGGTTTGGTTCAAGGCTCCCGCTACGTGAAAGGCGGACAAGCGATCAACACCCCGGTTGTCCGGGATCTGGCGATTCGGTTGCTTCATGCTCCGATCATCAGCTTGGCCGCCCGTCATCGTTATACGGATACGACCAACGGTTTCCGGGGGTATAGCCGGGAATATTTGCTTGACCCGAGGGTACAACCGTTCAGGGACGTTTTCAATTTGTACGAATTGCTGGCCTACATGTCGGTCAAAGCTCCCCGCTTGGGTTACCCGACCATCGAGATTCCCGTAACGAGAAGATATCCGGACAGCGGAGAAGTTCCCACCAAGATCAGCCATTTCCGAGGAAACCTTCTCCTTCTGAGGACGCTATTCCACTTGTTCACGGGCGCTTATGAACCTTCGAGAATCCAAGAGGGGCCAAAACTATGA
- a CDS encoding sugar phosphate isomerase/epimerase family protein, whose protein sequence is MKLAISNIAWSDRENEDINRLLDQYGVDSIEVAPTKIWPDPIRTTLSECLAYRSYWSDRTKKIVSMQSLLFGRPDLTLFGDEQSRENAYEYLAEMIRLGTSLGAKAFVFGSPKNRSAGSLSSREAYRIAIPFFERLGEVARSYEAKFCVEPNPAAYGCDFIRNTDEGIDLVKAVGHPGFGLHLDAAAMALNEENVGESLEKAFPVLAHFHISEPYLQKVPSGQVNHAVIASQLKQLQYSGYVSIEMKDGLHESNAITVKECLDYATGIYLG, encoded by the coding sequence ATGAAATTGGCCATCTCGAATATCGCTTGGTCTGATCGGGAAAACGAGGACATCAATCGTCTTTTAGACCAGTATGGAGTGGATTCGATCGAAGTCGCTCCGACGAAAATTTGGCCGGATCCGATTCGGACGACCCTTTCCGAGTGCCTCGCATACCGTTCTTATTGGTCAGACCGGACCAAAAAAATCGTATCCATGCAGTCTCTTTTGTTCGGTCGACCCGATTTGACCCTGTTCGGCGACGAGCAGTCCAGAGAGAACGCCTATGAATATTTGGCGGAAATGATCCGATTAGGAACATCTCTCGGCGCAAAAGCGTTTGTTTTCGGGTCGCCTAAAAACAGATCCGCCGGGTCTCTGTCATCCCGTGAGGCTTACCGGATCGCCATTCCGTTTTTCGAACGGCTCGGGGAGGTGGCCCGGTCCTACGAAGCGAAATTTTGCGTGGAACCGAATCCTGCCGCTTACGGATGCGATTTTATCCGGAATACGGATGAAGGGATCGATTTGGTGAAAGCCGTCGGCCATCCGGGCTTCGGACTGCACCTGGATGCGGCGGCCATGGCGCTTAACGAGGAGAACGTAGGCGAGTCGCTGGAAAAAGCGTTTCCTGTACTCGCCCACTTTCACATCAGCGAACCTTACCTGCAAAAAGTGCCGTCGGGACAGGTGAACCATGCCGTGATCGCGTCCCAATTAAAGCAGTTGCAATATTCCGGTTATGTTTCCATTGAGATGAAAGACGGTCTTCATGAGTCGAATGCCATTACGGTCAAAGAGTGCCTGGATTATGCAACGGGAATATATCTCGGCTGA
- a CDS encoding NAD-dependent epimerase/dehydratase family protein — MKGLIGYTGFVGGNLRIQASFDKLYNSRNIREIEGESFELLVCSGAPAVKWKANQEPEADRSNIEILMNHLKKVRCERLVLISTVDVYKSPLEVDEDTPIETDALEPYGKHRRQLETFIAEQFPKVHIIRLPGLFGPGLKKNIIYDFMNENLVQNIDCEHEFQFYNLERLYLDITKVIENDLEIVNFSTEPVSVREVAKHAFDLDFANRTGKARIRYDMKTKFARLLNGGSMDHYLMSKSEQLDQIRDFVNQTGSGDPTK; from the coding sequence ATGAAAGGTTTAATCGGCTACACCGGGTTTGTCGGGGGCAACTTGCGCATTCAAGCTTCATTCGATAAGCTATACAATTCCCGCAATATCCGGGAAATCGAAGGAGAATCCTTTGAGCTGCTAGTTTGTTCGGGGGCTCCGGCAGTGAAATGGAAGGCGAATCAAGAGCCGGAAGCCGATCGATCCAATATCGAGATTTTAATGAATCATTTGAAGAAGGTTCGCTGCGAGAGACTGGTCCTGATTTCAACGGTCGACGTGTATAAATCGCCGTTGGAAGTGGATGAGGACACTCCGATTGAAACCGATGCTCTCGAGCCCTATGGCAAACATCGCCGTCAGTTGGAAACCTTCATCGCCGAGCAATTCCCGAAGGTGCACATCATTCGCCTTCCCGGTTTATTCGGACCAGGTTTAAAGAAGAACATCATCTATGATTTCATGAATGAAAATTTGGTTCAAAACATCGATTGCGAACATGAATTCCAATTTTATAATTTGGAACGTTTGTATCTCGACATCACGAAGGTCATCGAAAACGATCTCGAAATTGTCAACTTCTCAACGGAACCCGTCAGCGTTCGCGAAGTGGCAAAACATGCCTTTGATCTGGATTTTGCGAACCGGACCGGTAAAGCCCGAATTCGCTACGACATGAAGACGAAATTCGCGAGATTGCTGAATGGCGGCTCCATGGATCATTACTTGATGTCTAAATCCGAACAACTGGATCAAATCCGGGACTTCGTCAACCAAACCGGGAGTGGGGATCCGACCAAATGA
- a CDS encoding glycosyltransferase family 2 protein: protein MKFPNSIISVATILHNDEAILESYLMETGQVLQQCCEKYEIVLIDNGSTDRTGALIQTLQKQMVNIRLLTLSRHYDEEHARIAALDHCIGDIVVLMDVNFDPPSVIPAMLKQMNGGYDIVIGERTNRNDERFVDRAAAKAFYRISQWLTGFRIDPNQTDFVALSRKTVNSLVQIRDRSRYLKYLKLEVGYKRTTVKYDRIQRNREKKRRGILESFGFAVEMIFTNSDKLLRTVSLLALFVSMINLVYVIYVLLVALFKRNVAEGWTTTSLVNASMFGLLFIILSIIGVYISSILKETKKGPLYYVTDESNSSMIYQNVEKKNIV, encoded by the coding sequence ATGAAATTTCCGAATTCGATCATTTCGGTTGCAACGATCCTGCATAATGACGAAGCCATACTCGAATCGTATTTGATGGAAACCGGCCAAGTGCTACAACAATGCTGCGAGAAATACGAGATCGTATTGATCGATAACGGATCGACGGATCGAACCGGTGCGTTAATCCAAACGCTCCAAAAACAAATGGTCAATATCCGGCTCCTTACCTTGTCTCGGCATTACGACGAGGAGCACGCGCGAATCGCGGCCTTGGACCATTGCATCGGAGATATTGTTGTTTTGATGGATGTGAACTTCGACCCGCCGTCCGTTATCCCCGCCATGTTGAAGCAAATGAACGGCGGTTATGACATCGTGATCGGTGAACGTACTAACCGGAATGATGAGCGTTTCGTGGATCGTGCGGCCGCAAAAGCATTCTACCGGATCAGCCAATGGCTGACGGGATTCCGGATTGACCCGAATCAAACCGATTTCGTTGCTCTCAGCCGAAAAACGGTGAATTCGCTGGTTCAGATCCGCGATCGGAGCAGATACCTCAAGTACTTGAAACTGGAAGTCGGATATAAACGGACGACCGTCAAGTACGACCGCATTCAAAGAAACCGGGAAAAAAAGCGCCGCGGTATACTCGAATCGTTCGGATTTGCCGTCGAAATGATCTTCACCAATTCCGACAAACTGCTTAGAACCGTATCTTTATTGGCTTTATTCGTCAGCATGATCAACCTGGTCTACGTGATTTACGTCCTCCTAGTCGCTCTATTCAAGCGGAACGTAGCGGAAGGGTGGACGACGACGTCTCTGGTGAACGCAAGTATGTTCGGATTGCTGTTTATCATCTTGTCAATTATCGGGGTCTATATCTCTTCCATTTTAAAGGAAACGAAAAAAGGACCTCTCTATTACGTGACCGATGAATCTAACAGCTCCATGATCTATCAAAATGTAGAAAAGAAAAATATCGTATAA